The window CGTGGTAGAGGAAAGAGAGTACCTGGAAATTATTGACCGATATTACAAGGAGGTACGAAAACAATCGGACGAAACTTCTTCGGATTTACTTGACGCCATAGGAACCCTACGATTTATGGAAATAGACCTGAAACTCATTGAAGAACGAGAAACCGAATCGGTCTTTATTCAATTAAATGAAGAAGCAAAAGATATTTGGGAAAGTTACGTGGCTCTTTACGAGGAGGACATGAAACCGTGGGAACGAAAAGCCAAGTTCGCTTCGTTCAAGTCCCTATTTTATGATTACGTAATCAACGTGCCTATTCCATACGGCGAATCGAAAATTAATTTCGATTCCGAACAAATACACGGGTTCTATTTATCCAAGTTAGAACAACCCTCCACATTTTACTCCTATTCATCAAAAGATACAAGGGTAAACACCGGGTATAATACAGATAAAACAGCCATTTTATTTTAATAGAGTCATGCAAATCACTCAAACAATTATCCATTTTCCCGATATCCGATTAAAGACACGGGATGCACAGAAGCTGCGAGGGTACTTTGGCAACTTGTTTAAAGAACACTCTCCGCTACTACATAATCATTACCAAGATGGGACTACACGTTTTGCTTACCCGTTGGTTCAATACAAGGTAATCAAAAACGTGCCCATGCTCGTAGGCCTCGAGGAGGGTGCCGATCTGTTGATTTCGCTATTCTTGAAAATTCGTGAGCTGGATATCGAGGGAGAATACTATCCCGTTTCCGCGAAAAATATTCACCAGACACGGTGCGAGCTCGCAGTCAATCAGCAGTTATATGACTACTCGTTTGAAACCCTCTGGATGGCGTTAAATCAAGATAATTTCAGGAAATACGTGCATCTTGACGAGGAGCAAAAAAAGGAGTTCCTGAATCGTCAGGTACAAAACAATATACTAAGTTTCTACAAAGGTGTTTCTTTCCGGGTAGATGAGCGTATAATGAGCACCGCACGGTTGGAGGAGAAACAAACAACATTTAAAGATCAACAGATGTTGGTATTTTCAGGAACGTTTACCACGAATGCTTACCTACCTGAACATGTAGGGATAGGGAAGGCAGTGAGCCGTGGATTTGGAGCCGTTAGTCTGGTAAAATAAATTCTATGACATGCAATTAATCATTAACACGTATGGCACGTATGTTCATGTGAAAGATGAACTATTTGAAGTGTCACTAACGAAGGATGGTGAAAAACAAAAACATCACTTCGCGAGCCAAAAGGTAACATCAATACTGATGAGCAAAGGGGCGGCTCTCAGTACCGATGCTATAATACTGGCCATGAAAAACAATATCGACATCATCGTTTTCGAATACGATGGAATGCCTATCGGTCGCTTTTGGCATAGCAAGCCGGGGAGCACGTCTAAAATCAGGAAACAACAGTTAGAGTCCAGTTTGAACGAAACGGGCGTTTACTGGATAAAAAGCTGGTTGGCTAAAAAATTAGAAAACCAGATTGAGTTCTTGAAGCGACTAAAAAGCCATAGGCCTGCCTCTGCAGAACAGATACAGGAAAAAATCGACCTTATTAATGGCATCAAAATAAAAATCAATGAGCTAAATGGCTCCAAAATTGACAACATAGATGCAAGCCTCCGAGGATTAGAGGGAACATCCGGTCGTGTATATTTCAAGGTTTTAAGTTCCCTATTAACCGAGCGATATCGATTTGAAGGGCGCAATTTTCGCCCGGCAAAGGATCCTTTCAACGCTTTTCTCAATTACGCTTATGGAGTTTTATACAGCCGTGTAGAGAAAGTGCTAGTAATTGCCGGACTTGACCCATACGTCGGGTTCATGCATAGAGATGATTACAACATGAAAAGCATGGTATTCGATTTCATCGAGCCTTACAGGGTTTATGCAGAAGAAGTTGTTTTTAAACTCTTTTCAGCGAAAAAAATCAATGACGCCCACACGAATAAAATAACGAATGGTTATAGTTTGAACGCGGAGGGCAAAAATTTATTGATGCAAGCCTTGTTGCGCTTTTTGGAGGAGGGCAAGATTCGTTACAATGGTAGGAATCAAACAAGGGCTAATGCCATGCAGATGGACGCTCACCAGTTTGCGAACCAATTAATAAAATCATGATTTGCTGGGTTATATACGATATCAAAAAGGACAAGCCGCGCACTAAGATATCCAAAATATGCAAGAGGGCGGGGCTGTACCGGGTACAAAAATCGGTATTTTTAGGAAGCCTGGACGAGAACGAAAAAGACACCCTCGAATTGTCCGTGAGTGAGCTAATAAATGAGGAGACCGACTCTATTTATATCTTCCCGATGAGTAAGAACGAGCTTCGTCAAACTGTTTTGCTCGGCCAGGCTTTTGATAAAAAATTAGTAACTGACGACGTAAAAGCCTTGTTTTTCTGATGTCAATAACACCATCACATATTATAGAATACCTCTACTGTCCCCGGTTCATCTATTACGAACACGTGCTTCGTATCCCACAATTTGAAGACCGGCATTACAAAGTGGAGAAGGGACGGAATCTGCACGACATGAAATTGGAGCGAAACAAGGATTATTTACGTAAAAGAGTTGGGGCGATAGATAAACACATAGACCAGTATTTAACGAATGAGTTGCTCAGGGGCGTTATTGATGAAGTTTTAGTGTTAAATGATGGGACAATGGCTCCTCTTGACTATAAATTTGCTAAATTTGAAGAACGGATTTACAATACATACCGGACCCAATTAGAATGCTATGCGGTATTGATCGAAGACAATTTTCAACGACGTGTCGATAAAGGCTTTTTGGTTTATACACGCTCTACCAACAAACTCGTCGAGGTAGCTATAGGCGAAGGTGCAAAACAAGAGGTACGAAATACTTGTGAAAAAGTGAACGAGATTATTTTCAATAATTTCTACCCGAAGGCAACGAAGTATAAAAAACGGTGTATTGGGTGTACGTATAGAAACATATGCATTAAATAGTGTTCCGGGTACAAGTTTATTTTAATGTATCAAAAAACATGATGTACTTAACTAAAAGTAAAATAATTACATCTTCGGAAATTCTCGAAAAACCCATATTTCTTGCGTTCATTGACATATTGAAATTTGAAAATGACAATCCAAGAAAGGAGCATATTTTACTGAATATCAAAACTATATAAAAACACACGACTTCCAGCGGTACATCCACTACAATAAGGATTGAAACTCTGCTTATCTTTTTGTTCTAAAACTAATCTTACAACTTCCAGCGGTACATCCACTACAATAAGGATTGAAACGCAGGATATCCTAAATGGATTCAGGATATTGCGTACTTCCAGCGGTACATCCACTACAATAAGGATTGAAACCTCAATCAAGGCGAGGCAGAGGATCGCACTGACAGGACTTCCAGCGGTACATCCACTACAATAAGGATTGAAACAACAATAAACATGAGGAGTATTATGGAAACAAAAAACTTCCAGCGGTACATCCACTACAATAAGGATTGAAACTTTAACTTATATTCATAAACTATGCAGCCCTTACGACTTCCAGCGGTACATCCACTACAATAAGGATTGAAACCATCTAAATCTTCACTTTCACACTCTGACACTATTTCTTCCAGCGGTACATCCACTACAATAAGGATTGAAACTTAAATCCTACGGCAAGCAATCCTATAATCGTGACGCTTCCAGCGGTACATCCACTACAATAAGGATTGAAACTGTTCCTCGTTCGCACGTTCGGCGTGGATGTGGCTCTTCCAGCGGTACATCCACTACAATAAGGATTGAAACAAGATTCGTGTTCCATGTTTTGTTTTTTTGTTAAGTCTTCCAGCGGTACATCCACTACAATAAGGATTGAAACCTAACGTAGTCGGATCGACCGAGAAACCGTAGTCCTCTTCCAGCGGTACATCCACTACAATAAGGATTGAAACATCATTACTATAGTGAAACTCTTCCAAATGGAAGATCTTCCAGCGGTACATCCACTACAATAAGGATTGAAACGCAAATAAAGAACAAGCAAGCAAATGGACATGGCAACTTCCAGCGGTACATCCACTACAATAAGGATTGAAACAAGCAACCGGATATGGAGCTCAAAGGCGACAAATGGCTTCCAGCGGTACATCCACTACAATAAGGATTGAAACTTAGCTTCGACTTGCATATCTGTGAGCTTTTGTTCTTCCAGCGGTACATCCACTACAATAAGGATTGAAACATATACCACCGCCCAGTTGATTTAGTGATGGAAATCTTCCAGCGGTACATCCACTACAATAAGGATTGAAACTTAAATACTAATAGATTAAACGAAAATACTAATTTCTTCCAGCGGTACATCCACTACAATAAGGATTGAAACTCCTGACCGAAGATCAGTTGGAGTTTTTCAGGATGACTTCCAGCGGTACATCCACTACAATAAGGATTGAAACAAAAAGGGAACCACGATATCAGGCGGGAGCAGTACACTTCCAGCGGTACATCCACTACAATAAGGATTGAAACACAACAAGAAAACCGTTGACGCCTTTCCTCCGCTGGCTTCCAGCGGTACATCCACTACAATAAGGATTGAAACACAACGAATTCGACCGTTTCGGGTGCATCAATCAGCTTCCAGCGGTACATCCACTACAATAAGGATTGAAACACAAGTCAAGTAATTGATGCGGAAATATTAACTGTACTTCCAGCGGTACATCCACTACAATAAGGATTGAAACTGTAATCCGTATCGTTCAGCTGTTCGGCGTCGAGCTCCTTCCAGCGGTACATCCACTACAATAAGGATTGAAACCAAAGACGATTTCTCCTTCTCCTGGCCTTCCGTAACTCTTCCAGCGGTACATCCACTACAATAAGGATTGAAACTCTCAACGGCGGCCCGGTATGTGTCGCCGTATAGCTCTTCCAGCGGTACATCCACTACAATAAGGATTGAAACCGCGGTTGCGGATGGTGGTCTCGAATTTCCTGTTTACTTCCAGCGGTACATCCACTACAATAAGGATTGAAACATTGATGCGAAGCTACCATTGTAGTGCCTGAGCCGACTTCCAGCGGTACATCCACTACAATAAGGATTGAAACATTAGTTGATAAACATATAGCGCACCGCACAAAATCTTCCAGCGGTACATCCACTACAATAAGGATTGAAACAAAGGTGTTTCGGCACTTGGATACGGTGATAGTGGCCTTCCAGCGGTACATCCACTACAATAAGGATTGAAACTCAAAAGTTTCGCACATTATCTTCTTCCAATAATCACTTCCAGCGGTACATCCACTACAATAAGGATTGAAACCTGGTAAATCATCGTTGTATAGCTCAAGCCATTTAACTTCCAGCGGTACATCCACTACAATAAGGATTGAAACTCGTGAACTCTTTCCTCTGCTCCTCCGTCCAATCATCTTCCAGCGGTACATCCACTACAATAAGGATTGAAACGCTCTCGAACAAGTGCAATAAAACTGTTCGCTTCGCCTTCCAGCGGTACATCCACTACAATAAGGATTGAAACCGAATATTTACAAGAAAGACGGGATAAAAATAACTGCTTCCAGCGGTACATCCACTACAATAAGGATTGAAACCCTAATGCTGTTGATTCGCAGAATGCTTTGTATGACTTCCAGCGGTACATCCACTACAATAAGGATTGAAACTCAGATATGGCTGGATTTCTGCATCAACGCGGAGCCTTCCAGCGGTACATCCACTACAATAAGGATTGAAACTTATCAGATGATTCTTTGTTCGCCACAATTACATTCTTCCAGCGGTACATCCACTACAATAAGGATTGAAACATCGGAATCATATTATGAAAACGAGAGTATGCACGCTTCCAGCGGTACATCCACTACAATAAGGATTGAAACCTTTCTCGATCAGCCTCAACACGCTCGACATGGAGCTTCCAGCGGTACATCCACTACAATAAGGATTGAAACATAACTGGCTCAATTCTGAAACTATTGAGGGTGACAACTTCCAGCGGTACATCCACTACAATAAGGATTGAAACTACATGCAGATATTGATGCATCAAAAGCCGCATGCCTTCCAGCGGTACATCCACTACAATAAGGATTGAAACGAGCAGAGCTCAGACAATACAAGCGACTCGGCTGAACTTCCAGCGGTACATCCACTACAATAAGGATTGAAACAGCAAAAAAGTATATGATATGCTCAACAGGGTTGCAGCTTCCAGCGGTACATCCACTACAATAAGGATTGAAACATTTCGTCTATTTTATATTGCCATGTTTCGGAAAGACTTCCAGCGGTACATCCACTACAATAAGGATTGAAACTAACAACTTTTTAGTTATGGAGGAAAAGTTTAAACCTTCCAGCGGTACATCCACTACAATAAGGATTGAAACTGATGGCTGCCGATTTCGAGGATGCCATCGGTGCAACTTCCAGCGGTACATCCACTACAATAAGGATTGAAACTTTTTGATAAAACTGAATGAGGTTGCATCTGTGATCTTCCAGCGGTACATCCACTACAATAAGGATTGAAACTCATGAATTTGGGGGCGGGCGTTCATATCCTGATAACTTCCAGCGGTACATCCACTACAATAAGGATTGAAACTATTTCCTAAAATATCTGTTGGTTCCATTTGGTCTACTTCCAGCGGTACATCCACTACAATAAGGATTGAAACAAATATCTCTGTCCTCTGCTATTTGCTCCAGCTCAACTTCCAGCGGTACATCCACTACAATAAGGATTGAAACAATCAATCTGAGGCTCTGGAATAGTGATAAAATCATCTTCCAGCGGTACATCCACTACAATAAGGATTGAAACTCAACATACAAGACGAAGATGTTCAGGGATGTTGTCTTCCAGCGGTACATCCACTACAATAAGGATTGAAACTGGCAACCGAGATTCCATATGCACTCATCTACGGGGCCTTCCAGCGGTACATCCACTACAATAAGGATTGAAACAACTTTGTAAAAAATGGCTGATGTAAATGTAAAAGCTTCCAGCGGTACATCCACTACAATAAGGATTGAAACTAATTACCCAATCGACGACACTTCAAATTTATATTCTTCCAGCGGTACATCCACTACAATAAGGATTGAAACATCCCAACCTGACGGTTATACTTCGCCGTTATGTGCTTCCAGCGGTACATCCACTACAATAAGGATTGAAACACAGCACTGTCTATATATTGCGCTGATGCTAGTTTACTTCCAGCGGTACATCCACTACAATAAGGATTGAAACCCGTTATTTCCACCGATCCCTTACCGCACTTCTTCTTCCAGCGGTACATCCACTACAATAAGGATTGAAACTCGAGCCTCTCGAACAGCGACAAGGTGCGAATCAGGCTTCCAGCGGTACATCCACTACAATAAGGATTGAAACATGACACCTGCACCTATAAAGGAGTTTACAGAAAACACTTCCAGCGGTACATCCACTACAATAAGGATTGAAACAAAGCTAACCACGGTTATGAATCTAACCCTAAAACACTTCCAGCGGTACATCCACTACAATAAGGATTGAAACAATCCCCCTCCGTCAACTCCCCGACCTTATGATGGCTTCCAGCGGTACATCCACTACAATAAGGATTGAAACAAGACGAGTTCGGTGCCTGACGGCTCTATTGTGAACTTCCAGCGGTACATCCACTACAATAAGGATTGAAACAAGTGAAGCCTTATATTCACCGCATTACTGAAATCTTCTTCCAGCGGTACATCCACTACAATAAGGATTGAAACAATGGGGTGGGTGGCATGTAGGTGTTCGGAAGAGAACTTCCAGCGGTACATCCACTACAATAAGGATTGAAACCACAGACCGCCCCATGCCTTGTTCGTCTTGTCCCTGCTTCCAGCGGTACATCCACTACAATAAGGATTGAAACGCCTTGCCCCCTGCCTTTCGGTTATCCTGTTCGGCACTTCCAGCGGTACATCCACTACAATAAGGATTGAAACTAGTCTTTTGCTCCAAAAAAGATAATTTCTAATAACTTCCAGCGGTACATCCACTACAATAAGGATTGAAACTAATCAAAATCAGGACACTATGAGTAAAACAGAGCCTTCCAGCGGTACATCCACTACAATAAGGATTGAAACTATTTACCAAGTGGAGAGCTTTCATCTCCAACATGCTTCCAGCGGTACATCCACTACAATAAGGATTGAAACATTGTTCGACTTGTCCGGGCGGTTTTGGGGAGGGTAACTTCCAGCGGTACATCCACTACAATAAGGATTGAAACAACGAGAGGAACACGTTGCCTACATGGAAGCAAGGACTTCCAGCGGTACATCCACTACAATAAGGATTGAAACGATCATCCAGAAGATAAAAGGGGAGGAGCAATTATACTTCCAGCGGTACATCCACTACAATAAGGATTGAAACTGGTGAAATGTCTGGTAAAATTCACAAAGGCGAAAGACTTCCAGCGGTACATCCACTACAATAAGGATTGAAACTGTATTTCAGTCATTTGTGCAATATACAGAAAACACTTCCAGCGGTACATCCACTACAATAAGGATTGAAACCTTATTAAAGTTTTTCTCAAAACGCGCGCCAAAAAACTTCCAGCGGTACATCCACTACAATAAGGATTGAAACAGCCTTTGCATCAGCTACTTATAGTGTTTTGACGTGCTTCCAGCGGTACATCCACTACAATAAGGATTGAAACCACCTGGGCGGTATTATTCCGCCACCTCCGCCCAGGCGCTTCCAGCGGTACATCCACTACAATAAGGATTGAAACTGTCGGTCGCTTACCTCCTCCTTTCTTTCCGAAAACTTCCAGCGGTACATCCACTACAATAAGGATTGAAACAAAAGCAATTTACCGCAAAATTTACACCTGCATTCACTTCCAGCGGTACATCCACTACAATAAGGATTGAAACATTGAGTTTGGATGTCCAGATGTGACATTTGATGAACTTCCAGCGGTACATCCACTACAATAAGGATTGAAACTTGAAAACGAGCTAAAAAACAAACAAAAGCAAGCCCCTTCCAGCGGTACATCCACTACAATAAGGATTGAAACTAAGTAATGGTTTTGAAATGGAAAAAGTATTTACTGCTTCCAGCGGTACATCCACTACAATAAGGATTGAAACATTTTTACGGGTGATTTTTACGGTGAAACAATCACACTTCCAGCGGTACATCCACTACAATAAGGATTGAAACTTTGCCCTGTGCATTATTTGGGGTATATTTTTAACGCTTCCAGCGGTACATCCACTACAATAAGGATTGAAACCCATCTATGGTAACAAGTTTGACAACCCAGATACGTTCTTCCAGCGGTACATCCACTACAATAAGGATTGAAACAAGCGACCGCAGCACCCAAAAAAACCATTTACATAGCTTCCAGCGGTACATCCACTACAATAAGGATTGAAACCAACAAAAATGGGGACTTAAGTCTGTATGCTTTTCTTCTTCCAGCGGTACATCCACTACAATAAGGATTGAAACAAAAGGCCTTCTGGAGAGCCGAACGGTTGGGGTATAACTTCCAGCGGTACATCCACTACAATAAGGATTGAAACACCCTGTATAAATTCTATAAGTGCGCAGGATGAGACTTCCAGCGGTACATCCACTACAATAAGGATTGAAACTAAAGGCTATTGAACTGGCACAAAAAAAAGCCTATACTTCCAGCGGTACATCCACTACAATAAGGATTGAAACTTACACCATCAATGTTTTCGCGAGACTGTTCATTTCTTCCAGCGGTACATCCACTACAATAAGGATTGAAACACGCCGATCCCGAGGGCTTGACAGACGACGAAATTACTTCCAGCGGTACATCCACTACAATAAGGATTGAAACAATTTTTAACGTATCGTAATAAGGAATAAAACCGTACTTCCAGCGGTACATCCACTACAATAAGGATTGAAACTTAGCCGCAACTTGCATATCTGTTAGTTTTTGTTGTCTTCCAGCGGTACATCCACTACAATAAGGATTGAAACATCCTGAATTCTATTGTTCTCATAACTGTATGTTTTACTTCCAGCGGTACATCCACTACAATAAGGATTGAAACCGCACAGCTTAAGGAGGACAGCGGGTTCGAGACTATCTTCCAGCGGTACATCCACTACAATAAGGATTGAAACAAGCGACCGCGCCGACGAAAAAAACTATTTACATACTTCCAGCGGTACATCCACTACAATAAGGATTGAAACTCCAATAAGGATAATTTTTGCATCTCGGTTAACTCCTTCCAGCGGTACATCCACTACAATAAGGATTGAAACATCAACTGCACTTGGGAATATCTTAACGAGAAACACTTCCAGCGGTACATCCACTACAATAAGGATTGAAACTTCCTACATCAGCAGAATCAGGGAAGAATACGAACGGCTTCCAGCGGTACATCCACTACAATAAGGATTGAAACTTGATAAGGTGAGCCACAACAGGTGAAACAGAAACGCTTCCAGCGGTACATCCACTACAATAAGGATTGAAACACTGCGCGGGGGAGTTCGGGTTGTCCAGTCCGGTGACTTCCAGCGGTACATCCACTACAATAAGGATTGAAACGCAAATTACCCCGCTTCTGACTGGACTACCAACGCACTTCCAGCGGTACATCCACTACAATAAGGATTGAAACTACTTATAGTTTTCTGAAGTCCCTTCTCAATTACTCTTCCAGCGGTACATCCACTACAATAAGGATTGAAACCACCCCACTGCTGAATAAGTATATGGGGCAATATGCTTCCAGCGGTACATCCACTACAATAAGGATTGAAACTGCGTAATTATTTCCGATAACAACGTAATCAAATCTTCCAGCGGTACATCCACTACAATAAGGATTGAAACATAGATTTTACTGGTGGATATCTTTCAGTGCACGACTTCCAGCGGTACATCCACTACAATAAGGATTGAAACTAAACAAATGGTCAAATTGGTGGATACTTAATCCAACTTCCAGCGGTACATCCACTACAATAAGGATTGAAACATAAAACAAAATATATCAGTACTGACCGATTAAAAAATGAAGATAAAATAGGGACTTAACCGAAGTCTCGTCCCTAAGTTGTAAATTTGGATTGTCAAAAACTAAATTTCCAACCATGGGCAAAGTTAGCGAAAATAAATTTGTCGGTCAGCCGATCTTAAGACAAATAGTGAATATTCTCCCGAGGGAAAAGTTTGATGAGCTGGTAATAAGGCTCGGCAGTGATAAATATTACAAGGCGTTTTTTTCTTGGGATCAATTGATCGTGATGCTCTTTGGCATTTTTTCCCGTTGCGATTCGATGGGTGAAGTCTGTGACGGCATGCGTGCCTTGGGTGGTAAGTTGAATTACCTGGGCATGGAGAGTTCGCCTGCAAAAAGTACTGCCGGAGATGCATTGCGTGACAGGGACGAGGAACTGTTCCGTCTGTTCTACTTTGCACTGATAGCCCATTTTTCCCCGCTTTTGTCGGTCAGCTGCAAAAAAAGTGCCGGAAGCAGGGTGTCAGTTTCGAGGAGTTCTATGCCTTTGATTCGAGTACGGTGACGCTGTTTTCCGACGTGATGAAAGGCGTGGGCCGGAACCCTAAAGGCGACGGGAAAAAGAAAGGCGGCCTGAAAGTCCACATGCTGACCGACGTCCATGCTGACACGCCGCGATTCGTGAAGATAAGCGAGGCG of the Petrimonas mucosa genome contains:
- a CDS encoding CRISPR-associated endonuclease Cas6, coding for MQITQTIIHFPDIRLKTRDAQKLRGYFGNLFKEHSPLLHNHYQDGTTRFAYPLVQYKVIKNVPMLVGLEEGADLLISLFLKIRELDIEGEYYPVSAKNIHQTRCELAVNQQLYDYSFETLWMALNQDNFRKYVHLDEEQKKEFLNRQVQNNILSFYKGVSFRVDERIMSTARLEEKQTTFKDQQMLVFSGTFTTNAYLPEHVGIGKAVSRGFGAVSLVK
- the cas1 gene encoding CRISPR-associated endonuclease Cas1, whose translation is MQLIINTYGTYVHVKDELFEVSLTKDGEKQKHHFASQKVTSILMSKGAALSTDAIILAMKNNIDIIVFEYDGMPIGRFWHSKPGSTSKIRKQQLESSLNETGVYWIKSWLAKKLENQIEFLKRLKSHRPASAEQIQEKIDLINGIKIKINELNGSKIDNIDASLRGLEGTSGRVYFKVLSSLLTERYRFEGRNFRPAKDPFNAFLNYAYGVLYSRVEKVLVIAGLDPYVGFMHRDDYNMKSMVFDFIEPYRVYAEEVVFKLFSAKKINDAHTNKITNGYSLNAEGKNLLMQALLRFLEEGKIRYNGRNQTRANAMQMDAHQFANQLIKS
- the cas2 gene encoding CRISPR-associated endonuclease Cas2 encodes the protein MICWVIYDIKKDKPRTKISKICKRAGLYRVQKSVFLGSLDENEKDTLELSVSELINEETDSIYIFPMSKNELRQTVLLGQAFDKKLVTDDVKALFF
- the cas4 gene encoding CRISPR-associated protein Cas4, which encodes MSITPSHIIEYLYCPRFIYYEHVLRIPQFEDRHYKVEKGRNLHDMKLERNKDYLRKRVGAIDKHIDQYLTNELLRGVIDEVLVLNDGTMAPLDYKFAKFEERIYNTYRTQLECYAVLIEDNFQRRVDKGFLVYTRSTNKLVEVAIGEGAKQEVRNTCEKVNEIIFNNFYPKATKYKKRCIGCTYRNICIK
- a CDS encoding DUF4372 domain-containing protein, translating into MGKVSENKFVGQPILRQIVNILPREKFDELVIRLGSDKYYKAFFSWDQLIVMLFGIFSRCDSMGEVCDGMRALGGKLNYLGMESSPAKSTAGDALRDRDEELFRLFYFALIAHFSPLLSVSCKKSAGSRVSVSRSSMPLIRVR